One window of the Canis aureus isolate CA01 chromosome 17, VMU_Caureus_v.1.0, whole genome shotgun sequence genome contains the following:
- the C17H13orf42 gene encoding uncharacterized protein C13orf42 homolog, which produces MRCYRVTAEGSRYRGARRRLIGDLGASCRGAGRDLPASRGAGLTRATRGLWLPAVLAERELIPGRGAGPGRRARAQEHAPAARTARGVPMSDAQVARPPGIRGAPGGGGRGPCDPAAAPPAGWRGQRPGPERALGRLHAVFHAGPRGRAGAQQTRQDQDGPADAAESRADRAWVASRPQDCLRYLQELLALRRQYLRRLQPPRPAPAPAPAPGDAKDTHRPPSSPSRLPAGMSGQERGRASGGSRGALRCRTAIGCPGRRATPRKYSQFSADVAEAMAFFDSIIAELDTEKRPWAAEADAPNEDVDCEVATSSREHGLHCNWILRAPRRHSEDMAVHAVHTVDGQLRRAAECRTIGTQRRLERHPIYLPKAVEGAFNTLKFKPKACKKDLGSPRQILFNFSGEDMEWDAELFALEPLTSPGEDYPEPENPRGQWLLREKLWERTVP; this is translated from the exons ATGCGCTGCTATCGGGTGACGGCGGAGGGCTCCCGTTACCGCGGAGCGCGCAGGCGGCTTATCGGGGATCTGGGCGCCTCCTGCCGAGGCGCTGGCCGCGACCTGCCCGCCTCCCGCGGGGCTGGACTTACCCGAGCCACGCGGGGGCTTTGGCTCCCTGCTGTTCTTGCCGAGCGGGAGCTCATCCCGGGCCGGGGCGCAGGGCCGGGGCGCAGGGCCAGGGCGCAGGAGCACG CCCCCGCCGCCCGGACCGCCCGCGGCGTCCCCATGAGCGATGCGCAGGTGGCCCGGCCGCCGGGGATCCGCGGcgccccggggggtggggggcgggggccctgCGACCCGGCCGCGGCGCCCCCCGCGGGATGGCGAGGACAGCGGCCGGGCCCGGAGCGGGCGCTCGGGAGGCTGCACGCCGTGTTCCACGCGGGcccgcgggggcgggcgggggcgcagcAGACCCGGCAGGACCAGGACGGCCCCGCCGACGCCGCCGAGAGCCGCGCGGACCGGGCGTGGGTGGCCTCGCGCCCCCAGGACTGCCTGCGCTACCTGCAGGAGCTGCTGGCCCTCCGCAGGCAGTACCTCCGCCGCCTGCAGCCGCcgcggcccgcccccgcccccgcccccgcccccggggacgCCAAG GACACCCACAggccccccagcagccccagccggTTACCTGCGGGGATGAGCGGGCAGGAGCGGGGGAGGGCGTCTGGGGGCAGCCGGGGAGCCCTTCGATGCCGCACTGCCATCGGGTGCCCAGGG CGGAGAGCAACCCCGCGGAAATACTCCCAGTTCAGCGCGGACGTGGCCGAGGCCATGGCCTTCTTTGATTCCATCATTGCAGAGCTGGACACGGAGAAGCGGCCGTGGGCGGCTGAGGCAGATGCCCCGAATGAGGACGTGGACTGCGAAG TGGCCACCAGCTCCCGGGAGCACGGCTTGCACTGCAACTGGATCCTGCGGGCCCCGCGCCGGCACTCGGAGGACATGGCCGTGCATGCGGTGCACACGGTGGACGGCCAGCTGCGGAGGGCCGCCGAGTGCAGGACCATTGGCACCCAGAGGCGACTCGAGAGGCACCCCATTTACCTGCCCAAGGCCGTGGAAGGGGCATTCAACACCCTGAAATTTAAGCCCAAAGCCTGCAAAAAAGA CCTGGGGAGCCCCAGACAGATCCTCTTCAACTTCTCAGGAGAAGACATGGAGTGGGACGCCGAGCTCTTTGCACTGGAGCCCCTGACGTCTCCAGGGGAGGACTACCCCGAGCCCGAGAACCCCAGGGGGCAGTGGCTGCTGCGAGAGAAACTCTGGGAGCGAACAGTGCCCTGA